TTGTCACTTCACTCAAAATAATtagtttctttattattatgagCACATCATAATCTcaatataataaattaaagtTGACAGAATTACGTTTTCagtaaaatctgtttattttaatgagcAGTAATTGATGAAGCAAGGAATACATTGTTCAGTGAAGTTAACACTAGTTGATATAGACAAGTTTGCCTTAAGATTTAAAATAATCCGTTTTATTTGATAGCTTGATTTGATCACTTTTGCAACACTTGATAGCTTTAACTTGATGCTAAAGACTTCATGTGATGTTTTGATGGATTTTCCTGAACTTTTGATGTCTTTTGATGTTGAAGATAAACTAAAGAGAATCGATCTGACTAGCAATGGCATATCCCGGATTGATGACGATGCTTTCTTTGGCCTTCCCGCTTTGGAGGACTTGATACTACGGGAGAACAGTATCAGACAATTGCCCGCTCTGCCACCCCAAATGACCCTTATTGATACCTCTCACAACCAGCTGGGCAGCACTGGCATCCAGAGAGAGGCTTTCAAGGTGAATTAAACAATGAGTCAAAATGGAGTTTAATTGCGAAACTAGTCTTTTGCCCATTGTTTGCTAAGTTTTCTGTGCAAAGATATGTAAGGAAAAAGCTGTAAAGTAATATAATGTGTAAAGTACCCTAACCAATTTTGCTTCACCAAATACGCAGGTAAGGATAGTCACAATTTATATTCACAAGGACACGTTTCTGTTTTTAGGATATGCCCGGGCTACTTTACCTCTACTTGACGGACAACTACATAGACCATGTCCCTGTTCCTTTGCCTGACAGTCTGCGCTCCCTGCACCTACAGGTACCTGTACTCCCACCTCACTCGTGCCACCTTGTGGACATCTACAGCATTGCCATCTATGAATAGTTTTTAAGGAGCcagtttatatttaaaaatatatatatttgggaaCAGCAGGAAAGCTGAACATTTAAAGCTGATTTTAGTGTATGATAAATAATGTGATAACTATatgattaaaaattatattataaattattgatCAATGATAGTGAATATAATAACCCAACAACGGTGTAAGAGTGTGTAACAATGTATATGTTTATCTGCATGCTCCATTTTAAATCATTCTCTGTTTTATCACTCAGAATAACAATGTCCAGATGATACACGAAGACACTTTCTGCAATCCGCATGATTTAAATTACATCCGCAGTGCTCTGGAGGATATTCGCCTGGACGGTAATCCCATCAACCTCAGCAGAACCCCACAAGCCTACATATGTTTGCCACGTATCCCCATTGGTGCTCTTATTTAAGccgaaaaacacacacacaaatgcacacgcaTCAAAACTCTCCTGTGCGtacctgtttcttttttttacactttGGGCTCAAGCAAATACTTGAGAATGGCTgtcttttaaaatgaatgaatggcTGTCTTTTAAAACAGGTTtgcataaatacacaaacacagattcgTACTCTCACAGGAGTACTGGTGGACCCTTCTTACTCTACACTGCTTGTATTTCTACCTTTAAGCACAGTACATACAAACGGTTTCAAAGTGTCTCAGCATGTACAGTAGTATGTTAATAATCATATCTGGATTTATGATGTACCaaacactcatatatactcactcatacTGGtctagtcaaaaaaaaaaaaagagagagcttTCATAAACAATCTCTCCTAAAACACAGAGAACTATGCATCACTCTGGAACAGTAATTTTATTTATCAAATACTAAAGAACCTATCGGGAAAGCAGGATGTCATTAATGTACAAAAGCAAAACTTTCGGTTTtattgaaaaagacaaaaaacatatttttgtgtgcCGTACTGGTTGCCTGTTTGGGGcttgtttaaatatgtttgttttgtaaaaataatgaaataatgttaaTATTCAGATAGAATTTAACTAATGTTTATCCAATCAGCATAAACTAATTGAAGCTGGTGCTCAATGACGTTCTTGAAAGGTAAATTTGACTAATGCAATAAAGGAAGCATTCTAACAATTAATTTGTTGTAAAGTCTGTactgtaatataaaatatataagttgatgtttttctttttttcttcacaaGAACTGCAATATGTTGGTATATAACATTTCAAGCTGTTGTTAAGAACATGCTCAATGGCCTTCAAATGCACACTTCAAAACTGTTGAGACAGTTTGAGAATTATTGGGGGGACGGGGGGTAAATATTAGCTCAGCATTGTGTGTTTTGTATGGAAATATCACACTTGAATAAAGTTTTCTGATGACCTCTCCGAAACAGAGGCTTAACGTTTTCATTGCTAGTAAACATTCAAAGGCATGAAACCAACTCTGACAGCTTTCAAACTGTTTGTCTTTAACATCTTGTGTCTCTTAAACAAACATCGATACTTACATACAGTAACTAAATCAAGAGTCAATCACTGTAGAACAGCACAATCCACTTCTGGCAACAGAAACATTTTTACCTCAAACAAAAAGTGTACAAAAATAATTACGTATAATACATAACAGGTCCTGCTCAAAAGAGCAGTTTCTGTTTTAGAAGTTCTCAATGAGCTTTTCAAACAGGTTGAGGAATTTCTGCCTCCTCTCTAGGTTAGCTGGTTCCATTACAAAGGGAATAGAGTTGTCAGTTCCCTCCACACTGTCAATCAAAATAGCCGTCGGCTCCCCTTTCTCTGTCCCACGCTGATGCTCAAGGATGGCACGCTCTCTCTCAAGCTTTGCCCTTTCTCTATCTAGAGTCGCTCTTTCCTTTTCCAGCTGAGCTCGGATGTACTCCACAGAAGCCCTGTCTCTCTCCACAGCAGCCTTCTCTCTCTCCAAAGAGGCCCTGTCTCGGTCCAAAGCTGCGAGTTCTCTCTCCACTCCTGCTCTCTCTCTATCCAGAACCATCTTCTCTCTCTCCAGGACCATCCTTTCGTATTCAATAGCGGCTTTGTCGCTCTCCAGGATGGCCCTCTCGTGCTCCATCTCGTCCCTGTCTCTGTCCAGCTCTGTCTTGTCTCGCCCCATCTCTTCTGACATCATGTCGTCCTCTTCCACGAACAGCTCAATCTCGTTTCTGTCTGGCTCACGTGCTCTCTTGCTCCTTCGGCTGCGGTTGCTGTTGTTCGGGCGATACTCGCTGTCATCGCCCACAGAGGACGTATCCACAGTGATATCACTTCCTACTAGTCTACCCTCCATGGCGTCATCCATGAGGGAGAACCATGGCCAGTTAGTGGGGTTCACTGAGATGCCAGGTGGGGGATTCTTAAGATCCTATGGTATGGATACAAAAATGTTTAGCACATGGTAACATTGCTCACACTTTtagatatatatctttttttaagaaatatatttagtaatatttattatattaatgcaCTTTAAACATTCATATCCACTCAGATGTCAACTAAAGAGTGAATTTTCATTGAGTGAAATTTCATTGTACAGGTTATAATGACAATAAATATATTCAAATTCATTTTACTCTTAAATGTGTACCCCAGGGGGAAATATTGGAAAGATTTGGATTTTGTTGAATCtataaaacagaaaaattaatAACCATAATTTTTGactaatcatgattaatcacaatttTCTGTTATGTgtgtaaaataatgtgtgaaatgtGCAAAATTTGAGTAAATTCGAgtatatttgtcttatttttctaaatatccttaaaacaagaatatacattttatacattttatatatatatatatatatatatatatatatatatatatattaacataatacattaaataaatattacgggttcaatacatattaagttcaatcgacagcatttgtggcataatgttgattatcacaaaactttatttagactcttccctccttttctttaaaaaaagccaaaatctgtgttccagtgaggcacttacaatgatagtgaatggtgccagtctgtaaatgtaaaatactcactgtttcaatatagccacaagaaataaacaatatgtgttaacatgattttagagtgatcaaatcacttaacttttctgtgtaaagttataggcaaTTTTACCACTTAATttccatgacaacataatgccgTAAACCTTAAAACAATcgtaaaaacattgatttaaacaactttacagctgaaataatacacaagttggAACCAAATAATGAATACAATGTCTCATTATAACttcgatatttaaaaaaaaaaaattttaagaaaaggagggacgagtcaaaatttgtttttgtggtattcaacattatgctacaaatgtcgttgattgagcttaacttgtattgaacccgtaatattcctttaagtcttgtGGTTTAtggttaaaacaaacaaaatgaggtAAGAAAAATATACTTGTTTAAACCACATTTATGGTTTTGGtgcttatataatataatatttatacacacaatggtggccaaaagttaGGAATTGTGTACAcagtttgctgttttggaaggaaattgatactttaactCACCAatgtggtattcaactgatcacaaagtacagtcagggcattactgatgtaaaaaacagcaccatcactatttgaaaaaaatatttttttatcaaatctagacagaacCCATTTCCAgcatccatcactccaacaccttatccttgagtaatcatgataaattgctcatttggtactataacttgccattatatcaaacagttgaaagctatttggtttcattaaattaagcttaacattgtctttgtgtttgatttgccacagcatgcaatagactggcatgtcttaaggttaatgttagttaaaaatagaaaaagaaacagctttctctagaaactcatcagtcaatcattgttgaagatttcatacaaaatgtgtacactacagtcttcaaagacaaaggacaactggctctaacaagaacagaaagagatgtggaaggtccagatgtacaactaaacaagaggataagtacatcagagtctctaatttgagaaatagatgcctcacatgtcctcagctgacagcttcattgaattatacccgctcaacaccagtttcatgtacaacagtaaagagaagactcaggggtgcaggtcttatgggaagaattgcaaagaaaaagccacttttgaaacagaaaaactaaaacaaaattttgtgatcagttgaatgccactttggtgaataaaagtaacaatttaattCCATAAAAGTTAAATCTGtacattccaaacttttggctgcctgtgtgtgcacacactaccggtcaaaggttttgaaaccatttttattataatttttttttcacattttacaataatagtaatcaaaactatggaataatagaaatggaaatatgggaattttgttgtgaaaaaacaaaatccaaaataaatcaaaactattttatatttatattatcttcaatatagtcaccctttgcctagaatttgcagccatgtactcttgacattttctcaaccagcttcttgaggtttcacactgggatgatttttaaacagtatcaaaagagttcccatctatgttgggcacataTTGGgtacttttctttattatttggtccaaggcatcaatttcaaaaacttttttttattattacattttagttttataattaaataaattaatatggtggcacaattatatttttgtccacaaaattaatttcaaacatttaagcatacgccttcagatcaaaagatttttaagatcatgagaaacaagaatttcaaaacatttgaccggtagtgtatatatatatatatatatatatatatatatatggctcatcagtgtatgtatgtatatgtatatatgtatatatatatatatatatatatatatatatatatatatatatatatatatatatatatatatatataaacacttaaAGCATACCTTGTATTTCATCTTAAGGTTTTCCCATTTCCTTCTTGCCTGACTGGCAGAAATCTCTCTCTGTAGACCCAACTCTTTCAAGATGGCCCTATGGCAGAGAACAGGGGTGTATGCTTAAACTCTTTTACGACATTAGACACAATCACTGGAGCTTGGTGGCATAAACATCTACTGTATAATTTTGTGCTGGTGTGCAGACTTGTtaataaatgaatgggtgagtaTGCACTTGTGTGTATTGGATGTGAATGTTTATTACTTATTACCTATAAGCCAGAGTTGAAGAATTTCTCTTTCCAGTGAAAAGTGCGTCGTTGGTCACACGCAACTTCACGAACCGAACAAATTCTTCATTTGAcacttgaaacacacacacataaacaaaaacaaaagcacattttaatAATGGTTGGACATGTGATTTGAATAATACACCTTCAATTTGCGCGCTCAACTCGGGACAGTAAATGGACCTTTAACTGTCTGTCGATCTCATTAAATTAATTCTACTCACTTTTATAAATGAATTCTGAATGATCTAGGCCATCCTTCGTGTCCCCAGAGGGACTCTGTACAGTGTAGAGTTCGTGGTCCATACTTGCTTCAGATGTCTTCGAATCATCAAGTGCGCTACTCATGGCGCTAGTGCACGAGCAAAGGGCACTAGAAGAGAAAATGGAGGGTTACGTGCATCTTCTTCTGCGGCAGATTCATTTGGCGGTCTGAGTGTACATACCGCCATCTACTGGCCTGCTGTGGTATCACCGAAGAAGacaattcgccatgggttccctcaggattttcctatggTTTTATATTTACTTAAGTGTAAaataaacagtgttgggtgtaatgcattactaattaattaattactgtaaatatatatatatatatatatatatatatatatatatatatatatatatatatatatatatatttttttaagtaaagtgaGGTATTACTCTTCATTTT
This sequence is a window from Xyrauchen texanus isolate HMW12.3.18 chromosome 45, RBS_HiC_50CHRs, whole genome shotgun sequence. Protein-coding genes within it:
- the si:dkeyp-38g8.5 gene encoding uncharacterized protein si:dkeyp-38g8.5, with product MSSALDDSKTSEASMDHELYTVQSPSGDTKDGLDHSEFIYKMSNEEFVRFVKLRVTNDALFTGKRNSSTLAYRAILKELGLQREISASQARRKWENLKMKYKDLKNPPPGISVNPTNWPWFSLMDDAMEGRLVGSDITVDTSSVGDDSEYRPNNSNRSRRSKRAREPDRNEIELFVEEDDMMSEEMGRDKTELDRDRDEMEHERAILESDKAAIEYERMVLEREKMVLDRERAGVERELAALDRDRASLEREKAAVERDRASVEYIRAQLEKERATLDRERAKLERERAILEHQRGTEKGEPTAILIDSVEGTDNSIPFVMEPANLERRQKFLNLFEKLIENF